One window of Pyrus communis chromosome 12, drPyrComm1.1, whole genome shotgun sequence genomic DNA carries:
- the LOC137709733 gene encoding alcohol acyl transferase 1 allele GSa-like, translating into MGSSPISLLFQVKRLEPELVTPASPTPCEQKILSEIDNQEALRCQVPFIWSYTSNPSSKEIDPVQVIRDALSRSLVYYYPLAGRVRKGPNKKLMVDCNGEGVLFIEADAEVTLEQLGDTLQPPCPLLEDFLYDVPGTYDIVGTPLLVVQVTRLKCGGFIFALRFNHTMFDGVGLAQFLNAVGEIARGAHAPSIPPIWERELLNAREPPQVTYMHHEYGDENESQAGSVIASMDQPDLVQRCFYFGPKEIRAARKHLPPNLSNTCTTFELITGCLWKCRTIALAMNPNEVVRVSLVVNARGKCNNLNVPSGFYGNAIGFPGVVSTAELLCNSPLEYAVELVREAKNKMNEDYIKSVADLLALRGWPPLTLAGNNFILSDNTRTGVGEVDFGWGRPIIAGPAKSVNLISFYVRDSNQEKDYKILAPMCLPFWCMEKIEQELKRITMEPV; encoded by the exons ATGGGGTCGTCACCAATCTCCCTACTGTTTCAGGTAAAAAGATTGGAACCAGAACTTGTAACACCGGCAAGTCCAACACCTTGTGAGCAAAAGATACTCTCAGAAATAGATAACCAAGAAGCCCTTAGATGTCAAGTTCCATTTATATGGTCTTACACCAGCAACCCTTCTTCGAAAGAAATCGACCCCGTTCAGGTAATTCGGGATGCCCTAAGTAGATCATTAGTGTATTACTACCCTTTAGCTGGTAGGGTTAGGAAAGGGCCTAACAAAAAGCTTATGGTAGACTGCAATGGAGAAGGTGTCTTGTTCATAGAGGCCGATGCTGAAGTCACGCTCGAGCAGCTCGGAGACACTCTTCAACCCCCTTGTCCACTCTTGGAGGACTTCCTGTATGATGTTCCAGGCACATATGACATTGTTGGCACACCTTTGCTGGTAGTTCAG GTGACCCGTCTGAAATGTGGAGGTTTCATATTTGCACTGCGCTTCAACCACACGATGTTTGATGGAGTTGGGCTTGCTCAGTTCTTGAACGCAGTCGGGGAGATTGCACGAGGTGCACATGCACCATCAATCCCACCTATTTGGGAACGAGAACTCTTGAATGCCCGAGAGCCGCCACAGGTTACGTACATGCATCACGAGTACGGGGACGAGAATGAATCTCAGGCAGGCTCCGTCATTGCGTCCATGGATCAGCCAGACCTCGTCCAGCGGTGTTTCTATTTCGGTCCTAAGGAGATAAGGGCTGCTAGGAAACATCTTCCACCAAACCTTAGCAATACTTGCACCACATTTGAGTTGATAACAGGGTGCTTGTGGAAATGCCGAACAATTGCACTTGCAATGAATCCGAACGAGGTTGTTCGAGTTTCGCTAGTCGTCAATGCACGTGGAAAGTGCAACAATCTCAATGTTCCTTCGGGATTCTATGGCAATGCAATTGGATTCCCGGGTGTGGTTTCAACAGCCGAACTCTTGTGTAACAGTCCACTGGAATACGCAGTGGAGCTGGTGAGGGAGGCAAAAAATAAGATGAATGAAGACTACATAAAATCAGTGGCAGATCTTTTGGCATTGAGAGGATGGCCTCCACTTACATTGGCAGGGAATAACTTCATACTGTCGGATAACACGCGCACCGGTGTGGGAGAGGTTGATTTCGGATGGGGAAGGCCAATAATTGCCGGACCTGCCAAGTCCGTCAATTTGATCAGCTTTTATGTTCGGGACAGTAATCAAGAAAAAGATTATAAAATTCTGGCACCAATGTGCTTACCCTTCTGGTGTATGGAGAAGATTGAGCAGGAGCTAAAAAGGATAACTATGGAGCCTGTGTAG